In Trueperaceae bacterium, the following proteins share a genomic window:
- a CDS encoding tRNA pseudouridine(13) synthase TruD: MAAAADERRRFTFAWDDLPLVTPDLPGTGGIIRATPDDFRVTELPAYLPEGSGSHRYLLVEKRGHTTRDLLTALQRAGVEPNAIGVAGLKDKAAVTVQWLSVPKRHADAVAELAAMPGVRILSESYHRNKLGIGHLRGNRFEITVQGVEEGAERRAEAVLAALAVLGSPNWFGPQRFGRFGANAHDGLRVLRGERVPGGHHLKRFFVSALQSLLFNAMLAERHARGWYGTVVEGDWARKHDTGGTFLVEDAALDSPRAQRLEISATLPLHGRKVKPGVGRAGEVEAQALERFGLRWAQFGSRRGDRRITRVVLGETTVVRAGDALTVGFDLPKGAYATAVLREITKLDVDAPFEAPSYSGQDGDIGDDQAGADER, encoded by the coding sequence GTGGCCGCCGCCGCGGACGAGCGGCGCCGCTTCACGTTCGCCTGGGACGACTTGCCCCTCGTCACGCCCGACCTGCCCGGGACGGGCGGGATCATCCGCGCCACGCCGGACGACTTCCGCGTCACGGAGCTTCCCGCCTACCTGCCGGAGGGGAGCGGTTCGCACCGCTACCTGCTCGTCGAGAAGCGCGGCCACACCACCCGCGACCTCCTGACGGCACTGCAACGCGCGGGCGTGGAGCCGAACGCCATAGGCGTGGCCGGGCTCAAGGACAAGGCGGCCGTGACCGTGCAGTGGCTGTCGGTGCCGAAGCGCCACGCTGACGCGGTCGCGGAGCTGGCGGCCATGCCGGGCGTACGGATCCTGAGCGAGAGCTACCACCGCAACAAGCTGGGGATCGGCCACCTGCGCGGCAACCGCTTCGAGATCACCGTGCAGGGCGTGGAGGAGGGCGCCGAGCGGCGGGCGGAGGCGGTGCTCGCCGCCCTCGCCGTGCTGGGCTCGCCCAACTGGTTCGGCCCCCAGCGCTTCGGCCGCTTCGGCGCCAACGCGCACGACGGCCTGCGCGTCCTGCGCGGCGAGCGCGTCCCCGGCGGTCACCACCTCAAGCGCTTCTTCGTCTCCGCGCTGCAGTCGCTACTCTTCAACGCCATGCTCGCGGAAAGGCACGCTCGCGGCTGGTACGGCACCGTCGTCGAGGGAGACTGGGCGCGCAAGCACGACACCGGGGGGACGTTCCTGGTCGAGGATGCCGCCTTGGACTCCCCGCGCGCCCAGCGCCTGGAGATCAGCGCCACGCTCCCCCTCCACGGCCGGAAGGTCAAGCCCGGCGTGGGGAGGGCGGGGGAGGTGGAGGCGCAGGCGCTGGAGCGCTTCGGACTGCGCTGGGCGCAGTTCGGGTCGCGTCGCGGCGACCGCCGCATCACCCGCGTCGTCCTGGGCGAGACGACGGTGGTCCGCGCCGGAGACGCCCTCACCGTCGGTTTCGACCTGCCGAAGGGAGCCTACGCCACCGCCGTGTTGCGCGAGATCACCA